A window of the Panulirus ornatus isolate Po-2019 chromosome 63, ASM3632096v1, whole genome shotgun sequence genome harbors these coding sequences:
- the LOC139745858 gene encoding calcium and integrin-binding protein 1-like, protein MGNNRSVFSEDELQDYEDLTYLTRKEILLAWRRWTELVGSNVESDKITRYPEETIQELPELKNNPFKDRITRVFSSAQDSRISFEDFLDLLSVMSDKAPLHLKAHYAFHIFDYNEDRSLDEEDLQTVVEKLTGGDPGLLQKEKTKLVDRLLEETDLDGGGISEEEFKHLLTKCPDFVHSFRFSL, encoded by the exons ATGGGCAACAATAGGAGCGTCTTTTCCGAGGATGAACTTCAGGATTACGAGGACCTGACTTACCTGACGAGGAAGGAGATCCTgct AGCCTGGCGAAGATGGACAGAACTCGTAGGGTCAAATGTAGAGAGTGATAAAATCACCCGCTACCCAGAAGAGACCATCCAAGAACTTCCTGAACTGAAG AACAACCCCTTCAAGGATCGCATCACTCGGGTGTTTTCCTCCGCTCAAGACTCGAGGATCAGCTTCGAGGATTTCCTCGACCTGCTCTCCGTCATGAGTGACAAGGCTCCCCTGCATCTCAAGGCTCACTACGCCTTCCATATCTtcg ATTACAACGAGGACAGGAGTCTGGACGAGGAGGATCTGCAGACGGTGGTGGAGAAGCTGACGGGCGGGGATCCAGGGCTGCTGCAGAAGGAGAAGACCAAGCTGGTGGACAgg TTACTTGAGGAGACAGACCTTGATGGTGGTGGGATCTCAGAGGAGGAGTTCAAACACCTGCTGACCAAGTGTCCAGACTTCGTCCATTCCTTCAGGTTCTCCTTGTAG